From one Streptomyces sp. SCSIO 30461 genomic stretch:
- the sph gene encoding sphingomyelin phosphodiesterase, protein MAHSSLRRACGAALSTALTAVALAAATPSAEAAADATPAMKVLTYNAFLFSKTLYPNWGQDHRAKAIPAASFFRGHDVVVLQEAFDNSSSEALMRNAAAQYPYQTPVLGRSKSGWDATGGSYSSVTPEDGGVTILSKWPILRKEQYVYKDACGADWWSNKGFVYVVLNVNGAKVHVVGTHAQSTDPGCSSGEAATMRSRQFKAMDAFLDGKNIPASEQVIVAGDFNVDFRTPEYGTMLGDAGLTTADARTGHPYSFDTRDNSIAADRYPDDPREDLDYVLHRAGHAKPSGWKNDVVKEQTTPWTVTSWGKDYTYSNLSDHYPVTGSAS, encoded by the coding sequence GTGGCGCATTCCTCGCTTCGCCGTGCCTGCGGCGCTGCTCTCTCCACGGCTCTCACGGCCGTCGCACTGGCCGCGGCAACCCCCTCCGCCGAAGCCGCCGCCGACGCGACGCCTGCCATGAAGGTGCTGACGTACAACGCCTTCCTGTTCAGCAAGACCCTGTACCCGAACTGGGGCCAGGACCACCGTGCCAAGGCGATACCCGCGGCGTCCTTCTTCCGGGGCCACGATGTCGTCGTCCTCCAGGAGGCGTTCGACAACTCCTCCTCCGAGGCTCTGATGCGGAACGCGGCGGCGCAGTACCCGTACCAGACCCCGGTGCTGGGCCGTTCCAAGAGCGGCTGGGACGCGACCGGCGGTTCGTACTCGTCCGTGACGCCGGAGGACGGCGGTGTCACGATCCTGAGCAAGTGGCCGATCCTGCGCAAGGAGCAATACGTCTACAAGGACGCGTGCGGTGCCGACTGGTGGTCCAACAAGGGCTTCGTCTACGTCGTCCTGAACGTCAACGGCGCGAAGGTGCACGTGGTCGGCACGCACGCGCAGTCCACCGACCCGGGCTGCTCGTCCGGCGAGGCGGCCACGATGCGCAGCCGTCAGTTCAAGGCGATGGACGCCTTCCTCGACGGCAAGAACATACCGGCGTCCGAGCAGGTCATCGTGGCCGGTGACTTCAACGTGGACTTCCGCACCCCCGAGTACGGCACCATGCTCGGCGACGCCGGGCTGACCACCGCCGATGCCCGCACCGGCCACCCGTACTCCTTCGACACCCGGGACAACTCCATCGCGGCCGACCGCTACCCGGACGACCCGCGAGAGGACCTGGACTACGTGCTGCACCGAGCGGGCCATGCCAAGCCGTCCGGCTGGAAGAACGACGTCGTCAAGGAGCAGACCACGCCCTGGACGGTCACCAGCTGGGGCAAGGACTACACGTACAGCAACCTGTCGGACCACTACCCGGTGACCGGGTCCGCCTCGTAG
- a CDS encoding oxygenase MpaB family protein, with protein sequence MRGADDPVPPPVGGMLWSLTGDIRGLLMLPAALTMQVAHPAVGAGVDEHSVFRTDPWGRGERSLRSLQLWVYGGSAAVDEGRRLRALHRNIQGTDSRGRRYHALAPENYAWVHATGFPVYQYACRYLYRPLTSRQERQLYAEWLQVGRILGIHDRDMPGTIEEFWPYYRQILADELEATAVVRDLVSVDLPVPEPDRGPLPLRLLLKWCWPVLMPLFVRFRRFVTIGLMPPDARTAIGLPWTNRQERRLRRLGRVVRAVVPLLPERLRYLPLARAARAAARKPPGPVHPHGHRVP encoded by the coding sequence ATGCGCGGAGCGGACGACCCGGTGCCACCGCCCGTCGGCGGGATGCTGTGGAGCCTCACGGGGGACATCCGCGGTCTGCTGATGCTGCCGGCGGCCCTGACCATGCAGGTCGCCCACCCCGCCGTGGGCGCCGGAGTCGACGAGCACTCCGTCTTCCGTACCGACCCGTGGGGGCGTGGAGAGCGCTCCCTGCGCTCACTCCAGCTGTGGGTGTACGGCGGTTCGGCGGCGGTCGACGAGGGCCGGCGGCTGCGCGCGCTGCACCGGAACATTCAGGGCACCGACAGCCGAGGCCGCCGTTACCACGCGCTCGCTCCGGAGAACTACGCGTGGGTCCACGCCACCGGCTTCCCCGTCTACCAGTACGCCTGCCGCTACCTGTACCGCCCGCTCACCAGCCGGCAGGAGCGGCAGCTCTACGCGGAGTGGCTCCAGGTGGGCCGGATCCTCGGAATCCACGACCGGGACATGCCGGGCACCATCGAAGAGTTCTGGCCGTACTACCGCCAAATCCTTGCCGACGAGCTCGAAGCCACCGCCGTGGTCCGGGACCTCGTGTCCGTCGACCTGCCCGTTCCGGAACCTGACCGGGGACCGCTCCCGCTTCGGCTGCTGCTGAAGTGGTGCTGGCCGGTGCTGATGCCGTTGTTCGTACGCTTCCGGCGCTTCGTCACCATCGGGCTGATGCCGCCCGACGCTCGTACGGCGATAGGGCTGCCGTGGACGAACCGGCAGGAGCGGCGCCTGCGCCGACTCGGTCGCGTCGTACGGGCCGTGGTCCCCCTGCTCCCCGAGCGG